Proteins from one Microbacterium hatanonis genomic window:
- a CDS encoding dihydroxy-acid dehydratase yields the protein MPELRSNLPPTSALGIARRAHWVSLGIPASDLRKPKVAIVNTSSELAACYAHLDEIVPVLKAELRAQGMLPFEIRTTAPSDFVTSAGRAGRYILPSRDLIVDDIEAAVEGAKLDAMICLSSCDKTTPAHLMAAGRLNIPTVVVACGYQHSGRAEGREADVEEVFLLAAKSAVTGEPVDDLEELADDAILGPGVCAGMATANSMHVVAEALGMAVPGSTPVRANSERMWDAVRRSAAALADMVERDVRPRDIITAGSILNAVRAMLAVGGSMNTIKHLQAIAVESGIDVDVWEAFRVLGRQTPLLASVRPNGPWLVEDYEDAGGAATMLRELRPLLDLDRLTVTGQTMGEALESAAPAEGTVIRSLDHPFGTDPAISVLRGTLAPGGAVAKRPVPDPGPHRFTGPARVFANREEAIAGISSGRLREGDVAVIRGIGVSGAPGMGLTSAFIFALHARGLADSVALVTDGQFSGLVNQGVSVGEVSPEAAAPGAPLGLVRDDDMIDIDLAEGRVDLLVDPAELAARPPYSAPVDRDTGGGMLDQYEQLVQPLSCGAVLCARPGRSTCEKTSEQRTKETV from the coding sequence ATGCCCGAACTGCGCAGCAACCTGCCCCCCACCTCCGCTCTGGGAATCGCCCGGCGCGCCCACTGGGTCTCGCTCGGGATCCCCGCCTCCGACCTGCGCAAGCCGAAGGTCGCGATCGTCAACACCTCGTCCGAGCTCGCCGCCTGCTACGCCCACCTCGACGAGATCGTGCCGGTCCTCAAAGCGGAGCTCCGCGCGCAGGGGATGCTGCCGTTCGAGATCCGCACGACCGCCCCGAGCGACTTCGTCACCAGCGCCGGTCGGGCGGGACGCTACATCCTGCCCAGCCGCGACCTCATCGTCGACGACATCGAGGCGGCCGTCGAGGGCGCGAAGCTCGACGCGATGATCTGCCTCAGCTCGTGCGACAAGACCACTCCCGCGCACCTGATGGCCGCCGGGCGTCTGAACATCCCGACCGTGGTCGTCGCGTGCGGCTACCAGCATTCGGGCCGCGCCGAGGGGCGCGAGGCCGACGTCGAGGAGGTCTTCCTGCTCGCGGCGAAGTCTGCCGTGACGGGCGAGCCCGTCGACGACCTCGAAGAACTCGCCGACGACGCGATCCTCGGGCCGGGCGTGTGCGCGGGGATGGCCACCGCCAACTCGATGCACGTCGTCGCCGAGGCCCTCGGCATGGCCGTGCCGGGGTCGACGCCCGTGCGCGCGAACAGCGAACGCATGTGGGATGCCGTGCGCCGGTCGGCCGCGGCCCTGGCCGACATGGTCGAGCGCGACGTGCGCCCGCGCGACATCATCACGGCCGGGTCGATCCTGAACGCCGTGCGGGCGATGCTCGCCGTCGGAGGCTCGATGAACACGATCAAGCACCTCCAGGCGATCGCGGTGGAGTCGGGGATCGACGTCGACGTGTGGGAGGCATTCCGGGTCCTCGGACGCCAGACCCCCCTCCTCGCATCGGTCCGGCCCAACGGCCCGTGGCTCGTCGAGGACTACGAGGACGCCGGGGGCGCGGCCACGATGCTCCGCGAGCTCCGCCCGCTGCTCGACCTCGATCGACTCACCGTGACCGGACAGACGATGGGCGAGGCGCTGGAGTCGGCCGCCCCCGCGGAGGGCACCGTCATCCGCTCCCTCGACCACCCCTTCGGCACCGACCCGGCGATCTCGGTGCTGCGCGGCACGCTCGCGCCCGGCGGCGCGGTCGCCAAGCGTCCGGTCCCCGACCCCGGCCCGCACCGCTTCACCGGGCCCGCACGGGTGTTCGCCAACCGCGAGGAGGCGATCGCCGGCATATCCAGCGGCCGTCTGCGGGAGGGCGACGTCGCCGTCATCCGCGGCATCGGGGTCTCGGGAGCCCCCGGTATGGGACTCACCTCGGCGTTCATCTTCGCCCTGCACGCGCGGGGGCTCGCCGACAGCGTCGCGCTCGTGACCGACGGCCAGTTCAGCGGCCTGGTCAACCAGGGCGTCTCCGTCGGCGAGGTCTCCCCCGAGGCGGCCGCTCCCGGCGCCCCGCTGGGGCTGGTCCGAGACGACGACATGATCGACATCGATCTCGCGGAGGGCCGGGTCGACCTGCTCGTCGATCCCGCCGAGCTGGCGGCCCGTCCGCCCTATTCGGCGCCGGTCGACCGCGACACCGGCGGCGGAATGCTCGACCAGTACGAACAGCTCGTGCAGCCCCTCTCCTGCGGCGCCGTCCTGTGCGCCCGCCCCGGGCGCAGCACCTGCGAGAAGACCTCCGAACAGCGAACGAAGGAAACGGTATGA
- a CDS encoding amidohydrolase family protein, whose amino-acid sequence MIIDAHAHVIPGVFPPDEGLPAMEPIEADTARTLVFGATRFRARAAFFEAESRIDAMDASGVDQEIVSPMPPLLNTAIDAPLAREISRYVNESVAELVAGSGGRIHGLGMVSLQDPDSAAEELGTVRDLGLRGVEVPSNVRGVAIGDARFTDFFREIDRRGLSVFVHTLPRADEPELPAALRGSIGVGIEGARAASSLLFGGMADSCRLERVLFSHAAGGLPLMLARADYFWSQQDPDTRSAVAPSAVARRFYYDSMLFDPRGLRFAVDYLGADRLVLGTDFPAMPRPGVLGTTLSGLQLSDEDAERIGSANALAFLDLAEALIDVP is encoded by the coding sequence ATGATCATCGATGCCCATGCCCATGTCATCCCGGGGGTCTTCCCTCCGGATGAGGGGTTGCCTGCGATGGAGCCGATCGAGGCCGACACGGCGAGGACGCTCGTGTTCGGTGCGACCCGGTTCCGCGCGCGCGCCGCGTTCTTCGAGGCCGAGAGCCGGATCGACGCGATGGATGCCTCGGGGGTCGATCAGGAGATCGTCTCGCCGATGCCCCCGCTGCTGAACACCGCCATCGACGCGCCCCTCGCCCGGGAGATCTCGCGCTACGTCAACGAGTCGGTGGCGGAACTCGTCGCCGGCAGCGGTGGCCGCATCCACGGACTGGGGATGGTCTCGCTGCAGGATCCCGATTCGGCCGCCGAGGAGCTCGGCACGGTCCGCGATCTCGGGCTCCGCGGCGTCGAGGTCCCCTCGAACGTGCGAGGGGTGGCGATCGGCGACGCCCGGTTCACCGACTTCTTCCGGGAGATAGACCGTCGTGGGCTGTCGGTGTTCGTCCACACCCTTCCGCGGGCCGACGAACCGGAGCTGCCCGCGGCGCTGCGCGGATCGATCGGCGTCGGCATCGAGGGGGCGCGCGCCGCATCCTCCCTGCTCTTCGGGGGCATGGCCGACAGCTGCCGGCTCGAACGCGTGCTCTTCAGTCATGCCGCCGGCGGCCTGCCGCTCATGCTGGCGCGCGCCGACTACTTCTGGTCGCAGCAGGACCCCGACACGCGATCGGCTGTGGCGCCGAGCGCCGTGGCGAGACGCTTTTACTACGACTCCATGCTCTTCGACCCGCGCGGGCTCCGCTTCGCGGTCGACTACCTCGGTGCCGACCGCCTGGTGCTCGGCACCGACTTCCCTGCCATGCCCCGACCGGGCGTGCTCGGTACCACGCTGTCGGGCCTGCAGCTGTCGGACGAGGACGCCGAGCGCATCGGATCCGCCAACGCGCTCGCGTTCCTCGACCTGGCCGAGGCTCTGATCGACGTGCCGTGA
- a CDS encoding IclR family transcriptional regulator: MVLETVTEEQNAKRTAAARVLAVLGAFSQGGGALTLTEISRYADLSLTTAHRLAHEVLEWGGLELDDEGRYRLSRKILDLASSSTRALRLRESALPHISDLHRLTGLTVHLGVRDGGDVMYLEALRPHSNYSGENRMGGRMPLHVTATGLALLAYAEPAFVDDYLSRPLKRFTSHTLADPAAVRAALEVARRNRFVVVSQTISLGAGAVAAPVFSEDGSVETVVGTVYLIGRDDPAKLVDPVRAAATRVGHALAERRTRPHPRTVDFNRRSAGFF; encoded by the coding sequence ATGGTTCTGGAGACCGTGACGGAGGAGCAGAACGCGAAACGGACGGCCGCCGCACGCGTGCTCGCGGTGCTGGGCGCGTTCTCGCAGGGCGGTGGTGCGCTCACGCTGACGGAGATCAGCAGGTACGCCGATCTCTCCCTGACGACGGCTCATCGGCTCGCCCACGAGGTGCTGGAATGGGGCGGCCTCGAGCTGGACGACGAGGGCCGGTACCGCCTGAGCCGGAAGATCCTGGATCTCGCGTCGTCGTCGACCCGCGCGCTGCGCCTGCGCGAGAGCGCCCTGCCGCACATCTCGGACCTGCACCGGCTGACCGGCCTCACCGTGCATCTCGGAGTGCGTGACGGCGGCGACGTGATGTACCTCGAGGCGCTGCGACCCCACTCGAACTATTCAGGCGAGAACCGCATGGGCGGTCGGATGCCGTTGCACGTGACCGCGACGGGGCTCGCGCTGCTCGCCTACGCCGAACCGGCGTTCGTGGACGACTATCTCTCCCGCCCACTGAAGCGGTTCACCTCGCACACCCTGGCCGATCCGGCCGCCGTCCGTGCGGCGCTCGAGGTCGCGAGGCGCAATCGGTTCGTCGTCGTGAGCCAGACCATCTCGCTCGGTGCGGGGGCTGTCGCCGCCCCGGTCTTCAGCGAGGACGGGAGCGTGGAGACCGTGGTCGGCACGGTGTACCTCATCGGACGAGACGATCCCGCGAAGCTCGTCGATCCGGTGCGCGCCGCGGCGACCCGCGTCGGGCACGCGCTCGCCGAGCGCCGAACCCGTCCCCACCCGCGCACCGTCGACTTCAATCGGCGCAGCGCCGGCTTCTTCTGA
- a CDS encoding ABC transporter permease → MLPTLRPSTGSPIVRAIVSRYGRLLVSSLLLFVAVITVLFVLLELAPGNPIQSLVGDVPISPAFEAQITAAYGLDKPLWERYFIYLGNVFTGNLGFSFGTNEPVLELILGRAGNTLALAVPSFVISTTLGIVLGSIAARTRRRWLDSTISGVAVGLFSVPNFWLGMMLIMVFSLTLGWLPTQGKAPYGQEGIALQYMVLPIITMATSELAYKTRIMRASMIESLSQDFIDTARSKGVSSQRVLWRHAMPNALLPMVTISGYSLGFILAGSVLVERVFGWPGMGLLFIDAIGRQDNQVVLGVVIVLTVTIIIVNILTDVVYGIVDPRLRSQLVRRSTTTRKIEVPA, encoded by the coding sequence ATGCTGCCGACCCTCCGCCCGTCGACGGGGAGCCCGATCGTGAGGGCGATCGTGAGCCGCTACGGGCGGCTGCTCGTCTCCTCGCTGCTGCTGTTCGTCGCCGTGATCACGGTGCTGTTCGTGCTGCTCGAGCTCGCGCCGGGCAACCCCATCCAGAGTCTCGTCGGCGACGTCCCGATCTCGCCCGCGTTCGAAGCGCAGATCACCGCCGCCTACGGCTTGGACAAGCCGCTCTGGGAGCGGTACTTCATCTACCTCGGCAATGTCTTCACCGGCAACCTGGGCTTCTCGTTCGGCACGAACGAACCGGTGCTCGAACTGATCCTGGGCCGGGCCGGCAACACCCTCGCACTCGCGGTCCCGTCGTTCGTCATCTCGACCACGCTCGGGATCGTGCTCGGATCGATCGCCGCCCGCACGCGTCGCCGGTGGCTCGACAGCACCATCTCGGGCGTCGCGGTCGGCCTCTTCTCGGTGCCGAACTTCTGGCTCGGGATGATGCTGATCATGGTGTTCTCGCTCACCCTCGGGTGGCTGCCCACCCAGGGCAAGGCGCCGTACGGGCAGGAGGGCATCGCCCTGCAGTACATGGTGCTGCCGATCATCACGATGGCCACGAGCGAGCTCGCCTACAAGACCCGCATCATGCGCGCGTCGATGATCGAATCGCTCAGCCAGGACTTCATCGACACCGCCCGATCCAAGGGCGTCTCGTCGCAGCGCGTCCTGTGGCGTCACGCCATGCCGAACGCGCTGCTGCCGATGGTCACGATCTCGGGCTACAGCCTCGGGTTCATCCTGGCCGGCTCGGTGCTCGTCGAGCGCGTCTTCGGATGGCCGGGCATGGGTCTGCTCTTCATCGATGCGATCGGACGCCAGGACAACCAGGTCGTCCTGGGCGTCGTGATCGTGCTGACGGTCACGATCATCATCGTCAACATCCTCACCGACGTCGTCTACGGCATCGTCGACCCCCGGCTGCGGTCGCAGCTCGTCCGCAGAAGCACCACCACACGAAAGATCGAGGTGCCGGCATGA
- a CDS encoding ABC transporter permease: MTTTDEAIVIGASQPTGTDPGAPTEGRVASRRPTWKVFLGKPSTLIFLPLLLLFVLVSVIGPFFVGSPSATGNPPLLPPSGQFPLGTDDLGRDYLARVVYGGQISLLVGFTVALLCMTIGVVVGGLAGYYGGFMDTALVKVAEFFQVLPGLILALVAAALLGSNVLIIVVILAITMWPSCARIVRAEAMRISKLGYVESAKAAGFGGIRILWSDVIPNAMPPVLVATSMTVGRAILVESGLAYLGIGDTNRPSWGALLNSAQAYMQQAWWLALFPGMCIFLVVLAVNILGDGLNDALNPTIGRVK, translated from the coding sequence ATGACCACGACCGACGAGGCCATCGTCATCGGCGCCTCCCAGCCCACCGGAACGGATCCCGGCGCTCCCACCGAGGGACGGGTCGCATCGCGGCGGCCGACATGGAAGGTCTTCCTCGGCAAGCCCTCCACCCTGATCTTCCTGCCGCTGCTGCTGCTGTTCGTGCTCGTATCGGTGATCGGGCCGTTCTTCGTCGGGAGCCCCAGCGCGACGGGCAATCCGCCCCTCCTCCCGCCGAGCGGACAGTTCCCGCTCGGGACCGACGACCTCGGGCGCGACTATCTCGCCCGCGTCGTCTACGGCGGTCAGATCTCGCTCCTCGTCGGCTTCACCGTCGCGCTCCTGTGCATGACGATCGGCGTCGTGGTGGGCGGCCTCGCCGGGTACTACGGCGGGTTCATGGACACCGCCCTGGTGAAGGTGGCCGAGTTCTTCCAAGTGCTGCCCGGTCTGATCCTCGCGCTCGTGGCGGCCGCCCTGCTGGGGTCGAACGTGCTCATCATCGTCGTCATCCTCGCCATCACCATGTGGCCGAGCTGCGCCAGGATCGTCAGAGCAGAGGCGATGCGCATCTCCAAGCTCGGATACGTCGAGTCGGCGAAGGCCGCCGGGTTCGGGGGCATCCGCATCCTCTGGTCCGACGTCATCCCCAACGCCATGCCCCCGGTGCTCGTGGCCACCAGCATGACGGTGGGCCGCGCGATCCTCGTGGAATCGGGGCTCGCCTACCTCGGCATCGGCGACACGAACCGGCCGAGCTGGGGGGCGCTGCTCAACTCGGCGCAGGCCTACATGCAGCAGGCCTGGTGGCTGGCACTCTTCCCCGGCATGTGCATCTTCCTGGTCGTGCTGGCCGTCAACATCCTCGGCGACGGTCTGAACGACGCGCTGAATCCGACGATCGGGCGGGTCAAGTGA